One segment of Salvelinus fontinalis isolate EN_2023a chromosome 12, ASM2944872v1, whole genome shotgun sequence DNA contains the following:
- the LOC129867314 gene encoding sphingosine 1-phosphate receptor 4-like codes for MDALSSLSSSTSCPYLYLWSSNITNNSSRSSISNNVILEHYNHTGRLQHRAPRQGGLSLGAFLSLFISILIILENLLVLVAVLSRIRNSHRWVYVCIANITLSDLLAGAAYVVNICMSGSQTFRLSAALWLFREGVMFVTLAASIFSLLLIAVERYTTMMKPLHQKSARKTCRIYVLVALCWILAFAIGFLPLLGWNCVCSLESCSTLLPLYSKSYIFFSLLIFSLILLAIGVLYGAIYCHVRSSAKVGSQRSRKRSLGLLKTVISIVGVFIMCWGPLFALLLLDFFCVSRQCAPLFSADWVIALAVLNSALNPVIYALGSTELRKAIAGLLCCCCLRAGLCHPDAFVSKETSSTGSTRHSSLRNSFNKVRSFSISPPPAPKAPKKSRLSSTTSCLSVSSG; via the coding sequence ATGGATGCCCTGTCCTCCCTGAGCTCCTCAACCTCCTGCCCCTACCTGTACCTCTGGAGTAGCAACATCACCAACAACAGCAGTAGAAGCAGTATTAGCAACAATGTGATCCTGGAGCACTACAACCACACAGGGCGCCTGCAGCACCGCGCGCCCCGCCAAGGTGGCCTGAGCTTGGGAGCgttcctctccctcttcatcagcatcctcatcatcctggagAACCTGCTGGTCCTGGTGGCCGTGCTCTCAAGGATCCGCAACAGCCACCGCTGGGTCTACGTGTGCATCGCCAACATCACCCTCAGCGACTTGCTGGCCGGGGCGGCCTACGTGGTCAACATCTGCATGTCTGGCAGCCAGACGTTCAGACTGAGCGCAGCTCTGTGGCTGTTCAGGGAAGGGGTGATGTTTGTGACCTTGGCTGCCTCTATCTTCAGCCTGCTGCTGATAGCAGTGGAGCGCTACACCACTATGATGAAGCCACTGCACCAGAAGTCAGCCAGGAAGACATGTCGTATCTACGTCCTGGTGGCGCTGTGCTGGATCCTGGCCTTCGCCATCGGCTTCCTCCCCCTGCTGGGATGGAACTGCGTGTGCAGCCTGGAGAGCTGCTCCACCCTGCTGCCGCTCTACTCCAAGAGCTacatcttcttctctctgctcatCTTCTCCCTCATCCTGCTGGCCATCGGCGTGCTCTACGGCGCCATCTACTGCCACGTGCGCAGCAGCGCCAAGGTGGGATCCCAGCGCAGCCGCAAGCGATCCCTGGGGCTCCTGAAGACGGTAATCTCCATCGTGGGTGTGTTCATCATGTGCTGGGGCCCTCTGTTCGCCCTGCTGCTCCTGGACTTTTTCTGTGTGTCGCGGCAGTGCGCGCCCCTCTTCAGTGCCGACTGGGTCATTGCTCTGGCCGTGCTCAACTCTGCTCTGAACCCTGTCATCTACGCCCTGGGTAGCACAGAGCTGAGGAAGGCCATCGCAGGGCTGCTGTGCTGCTGCTGCCTTAGGGCAGGCCTCTGTCACCCTGATGCCTTCGTGTCCAAGGAGACCAGCAGCACGGGGAGCACCAGGCATAGTAGCCTGAGGAACAGTTTCAATAAGGTCAGGAGTTTCAGTATCAGCCCCCCGCCTGCACCCAAGGCCCCCAAGAAGAGCCGCCTCAGCTCCACCACCAGCTGCCTGTCTGTGTCGAGCGGTTAG